The Cyanobacteriota bacterium nucleotide sequence TTAAGGTCGGTGACGGCATTGCCCAAGTCTATGGCCTAGACAAAGTTATGGCCAGTGAACTGCTGGAGTTTGAAGATGGTACCGTTGGTATTGCACTTAACTTGGAAGAGGACAACGTGGGTGTGGTGCTGATGGGCGACGGTCGCTCTATCCAGGAAGGCAGTACGGTGAAATCGACTGGTAGGATTGCTGAAGTTCCTGTAGGAGAGGCAATGATCGGCCGAGTTGTGGATTCCCTAGCGCGGCCTATTGACGGCAAAGGAGAAATTGTTACCTCAGAAACTCGCCTGATCGAGTCTCCAGCACCAGGCATCATCGCTCGGAAGTCTGTGTACGAACCTCTTCAAACGGGCATTACTGCGATCGATGCAATGATTCCCATTGGTCGTGGTCAACGCGAACTAATCATCGGTGACCGCCAGACTGGAAAAACAGCCGTTGCTGTAGACACGATTCTTAACCAGAAGGGTGGTGACGTAATTTGTGTGTACGTAGCGATCG carries:
- a CDS encoding F0F1 ATP synthase subunit alpha (produces ATP from ADP in the presence of a proton gradient across the membrane; the alpha chain is a catalytic subunit); this encodes MLSIRPDEISSIIRQQIEQYDQDIKVANVGTVLKVGDGIAQVYGLDKVMASELLEFEDGTVGIALNLEEDNVGVVLMGDGRSIQEGSTVKSTGRIAEVPVGEAMIGRVVDSLARPIDGKGEIVTSETRLIESPAPGIIARKSVYEPLQTGITAIDAMIPIGRGQRELIIGDRQTGKTAVAVDTILNQKGGDVICVYVAI